A DNA window from Mya arenaria isolate MELC-2E11 chromosome 17, ASM2691426v1 contains the following coding sequences:
- the LOC128223464 gene encoding heat shock 70 kDa protein 12A-like has protein sequence MEVSDGSDVASSEMAVKNDYFEVVVAIDFGTTYSGYAFSFCVDPLQIQTKRWMAGIAGLMSTKTPTSILLNPKGEFDAFGYDAERKYASLAVDGEHNTWALFRRFKMILHNEKTLSSESTIQDVNGNSAPAMRIFAMAIRYLKNEVARELNLQNNDIDEKNFKYVITVPAIWDDAAKQFMREAAKEAGIASERLQLALEPEVASIWCQTDSLDSIIALAGPGTRYMIVDLGGGTADISIHERLEGGSLKEIHKSSGGPWGGINFEVKKRSFNWESDAKCVIRFSSFLRDSCEKTCGQTLQDRIEKLGYQSEIKVQQDKLLVSATLVCQWFEGPVTSLINHIKMLLLGPTVRNVSTIVLVGGFSESKYVQNRVQKEIQGRCCIVPNEAGLAVLKGAVAFGHFPFAVKSRVLRYTYGVCIDKPFDSTIHTEESKFFKLQYNDWRARDCFKVFAAVDDEVRYDKELVYKFAQRGTLATTVRIFRSTEMHPVYVTDPGCELLGTIELNHTIDYVTIQITFMFGQTELMVKARLKELGRESIAVLDCLQKGKLKETGRGKP, from the exons atggaAGTTAGCGACGGATCTGATGTGGCCAGTTCTGAAATGGCAGTGAAAAATGACTATTTTGAGGTTGTTGTAGCAATCGATTTCGGAACAACTTACAGTGGATATGCTTTCTCATTTTGTGTAGATCCACTCCAAATACAAACCAAACGTTGGATGGCAGGGATTGCGGGACTTATGTCTACAAAAACTCCGACAAGCATCCTGCTTAATCCAAAGGGAGAATTCGATGCGTTTGGTTATGACGCAGAAAGAAAGTATGCTTCGCTTGCCGTGGATGGCGAACACAACACGTGGGCATTGTTCCGAAGATTTAAGATGATTTTACACAATGAAAAG aCTTTGTCATCTGAATCAACTATCCAAGATGTCAACGGGAACTCCGCACCAGCGATGAGAATATTCGCCATGGCAATACGATACCTAAAAAATGAAGTAGCCCGTGAACTAAACTTGCAAAATAACGACATTGATGAAAAGAACTTCAAATATGTGATAACAGTGCCAGCGATATGGGACGATGCCGCAAAGCAGTTTATGAGGGAAGCAGCGAAGGAG GCTGGAATCGCAAGCGAACGTTTACAGTTGGCCCTAGAGCCGGAAGTTGCCTCCATCTGGTGTCAGACCGACAGTCTCGATTCAATCATTGCCCTGGCAGGCCCCGGAACCCGATACATGATTGTCGACCTTGGGg GAGGCACAGCAGATATATCGATCCATGAACGCTTAGAAGGGGGCTCTTTGAAGGAAATACACAAATCCAGTGGTGGACCCTGGGGTGGAAT aaattttgaAGTAAAGAAAAGAAGTTTCAACTGGGAGTCGGATGCAAAATGTGTAATAAGATTTTCAAGCTTTCTCCGAGATTCATGTGAGAAAACGTGCGGTCAAACTCTGCAAGATCGCATTGAAAAGCTTGGATACCAAAGTGAGATAAAGGTTCAACAGGACAAACTGCTTGTGAGTGCAACACTTGTATGCCAGTGGTTTGAAGGCCCAGTAACGAGTTTGATCAACCACATTAAGATGTTATTATTAGGTCCAACGGTGAGAAACGTTAGCACAATTGTATTGGTTGGGGGGTTTTCTGAGAGCAAATACGTGCAAAATCGAGTTCAGAAGGAAATACAAGGAAGGTGTTGTATTGTCCCAAATGAGGCTGGCCTCGCTGTTTTAAAAGGGGCAGTGGCGTTCGGACATTTTCCCTTCGCTGTTAAATCTAGGGTGCTTCGATACACGTATGGGGTATGCATTGATAAGCCATTCGACAGTACAATTCATACAGAAGAGTCTAAATTCTTCAAGTTACAATACAACGACTGGCGAGCTCGAGATTGTTTCAAAGTGTTTGCGGCTGTCGACGACGAGGTGAGGTACGATAAAGAATTAGTTTACAAGTTTGCTCAAAGGGGAACACTTGCCACTACTGTTCGTATCTTCAGATCAACTGAAATGCATCCCGTCTATGTAACCGACCCAGGCTGCGAGCTTTTAGGGACGATTGAACTTAACCACACAATCGATTATGTCACCATTCAAATAACGTTTATGTTTGGACAGACTGAACTCATGGTGAAAGCGAGACTTAAGGAATTGGGTCGAGAGTCGATTGCTGTGTTGGATTGTTTACAAAAAGGGAAACTAAAGGAAACGGGCCGTGGAAAACCTTAA
- the LOC128223465 gene encoding heat shock 70 kDa protein 12A-like, protein MDESNHSETFVVALDLGTTYSGYAFSSRSNPLKIISNTWFCGSKNVSSKTPTCVLLHNDVFDSFGYDAETKYFQFAEEGQDEGWRLFSRFKMVLHEQAAGIDTSRLKLALEPEAASIWCESHSAEASIALAGTGTCYMVVDLGGGTADISVHERKADGTLREIHRASGGDWGGTNVDNNFIGLLEEVYGSERMHELKTKFQDDYLELLREFEAKKLAFQPNHGKLSLKLPESLHKSANPGVTKYKDKMEVQPGKIRIEAKNFASLFFDDIITKIANHLKELFKQPKLRSVQTIILVGGFAECGYLQEEVKAEFREKQLIVPEDPGMSVLKGAVKFGHFPLIVTSRIMKYTYGIEIHRVFDEKKHKHIKPVYNEKAKCHFIENYFSVFVSVDEEMKTDAKFTQMFEQRYGSDRTLINIFRSTLKDPSLVTEPESEKVGTVDIRHPVDNVKIYVTFMFGETELIVKARIQETGKEEIVSAYWPLNAGVCLLDANYWCLPAGCLIQISGYLSPNSVIYLLDAKRLVSAYWMPHLIQRLLATGRPKVASAYVTPNTGVCLQDV, encoded by the exons ATGGACGAATCAAACCATAGCGAAACGTTTGTGGTTGCTTTGGATCTTGGAACAACCTACAGTGGATATGCATTCTCATCGAGGTCCAACCCACTGAAAATCATTTCAAACACATGGTTTTGTGGAAGTAAGAATGTGTCGTCAAAAACACCTACATGCGTTTTACTTCACAATGACGTATTCGATTCATTCGGATACGATGCTGAAACCAAATACTTTCAGTTTGCTGAGGAAGGACAGGATGAGGGCTGGCGTCTATTTAGCAGATTTAAGATGGTCTTGCACGAACAAGCG GCCGGGATAGACACTTCGAGGCTTAAGCTTGCTCTAGAACCAGAGGCTGCATCCATCTGGTGTGAGTCACATAGTGCCGAGGCGAGCATTGCTCTGGCAGGAACTGGGACATGCTACATGGTCGTGGATCTAGGAG GAGGGACAGCCGATATTTCAGTTCATGAGAGGAAAGCAGATGGAACATTGAGGGAAATACATAGAGCTAGCGGTGGGGATTGGGGCGGCACGAACGTTGATAACAACTTCATTGGACTTTTAGAAGAAGTATATGGTAGTGAAAGAATGCATGAGCTGAAAACAAAGTTCCAAGATGATTATCTTGAACTTCTAAGGGAATTTGAAGCTAAAAAATTGGCCTTTCAGCCAAACCATGGTAAATTGTCACTCAAACTTCCGGAAAGTTTACATAAAAGCGCAAATCCCGgtgttacaaaatataaagacaagATGGAAGTACAGCCCGGCAAAATTAGAATTGAGGCGAAGAATTTCGCATCATTATTCTTTGATGACATCATAACAAAGATTGCTAACCATTTGAAAGAACTCTTTAAGCAACCGAAACTTCGAAGTGTTCAAACGATAATTTTAGTTGGAGGGTTTGCCGAATGCGGATATTTACAGGAAGAAGTAAAAGCAGAATTTCgtgaaaaacaattaattgtgCCCGAAGATCCTGGTATGTCGGTCCTTAAAGGGGCTGTAAAATTTGGTCATTTTCCACTCATTGTGACATCCagaataatgaaatatacatatGGAATCGAAATACATCGCGTCTTCGAtgaaaagaaacacaaacacattaaacCAGTGTACAACGAGAAGGCAAAATGTCACTTCATTGAAAATTACTTCAGTGTGTTTGTCTCCGTAGATGAAGAAATGAAGACCGACGCTAAGTTTACTCAAATGTTTGAGCAAAGGTATGGCAGTGACAGAACGCTTATCAATATATTTCGATCAACGCTAAAAGATCCGTCGCTTGTAACAGAACCGGAAAGTGAAAAAGTAGGAACTGTAGATATACGGCATCCcgttgacaacgtaaaaataTACGTCACATTCATGTTTGGTGAAACCGAGCTGATAGTCAAAGCAAGGATTCAGGAGACTGGCAAAGAGGAGATA GTGTCTGCCTACTGGCCACTGAATGCTGGTGTCTGCCTACTAGACGCAAACTACTGGTGTCTGCCTGCTGGATGCCTAATACAGATTTCTGGCTACTTGTCGCCTAATAGTGTAATCTACCTACTTGACGCCAAAAGACTTGTGTCAGCCTACTGGATGCCTCATCTAATACAGAGACTTCTGGCTACTGGTCGCCCAAAAGTGGCTTCTGCCTACG